In Candidatus Binatus sp., the DNA window CGCGCGCGGCTCGAGCGCACGCGCTTTCCCGACGAGGTGCCTGACACCGGCTGGGAGTACGGTGCCAATTTGAGCTACATGCGCGAACTGGTCGAGTACTGGCGCACGAAATACGACTGGCGCGCGCAGGAGCGTGCGCT includes these proteins:
- a CDS encoding epoxide hydrolase N-terminal domain-containing protein, with amino-acid sequence MAQGKAEPFTIAVSDEALGDLRARLERTRFPDEVPDTGWEYGANLSYMRELVEYWRTKYDWRAQERAL